A region from the Streptosporangium sp. NBC_01756 genome encodes:
- a CDS encoding cupin domain-containing protein gives MSQPEATTPVNLDALIDSCIASRDSRYEDWDTLGFQAKAGDEFRRAQIRYVGSGATGNHETDNRIIPSGGFTFSNMRLPIGAVGPEHTHHDAEEAFFVLEGTLEVTVHDVEDGTKTASRVLGYRDLIRVPAGVPRSLRNIGDTDALFCVVIGTQKPQVPTYPATSAMHGVTRD, from the coding sequence ATGAGCCAGCCCGAAGCCACCACTCCGGTGAACCTCGACGCCCTCATCGACTCGTGCATCGCGAGCCGGGACAGCCGCTACGAAGACTGGGACACCCTGGGCTTCCAGGCCAAGGCGGGCGACGAGTTCCGCCGCGCACAGATCCGCTACGTCGGCTCCGGCGCCACCGGCAACCACGAGACGGACAACCGGATCATCCCCTCGGGCGGCTTCACCTTCTCCAACATGCGCTTGCCGATCGGTGCCGTGGGGCCCGAGCACACCCACCATGACGCGGAGGAGGCCTTCTTCGTCCTGGAGGGCACCCTCGAGGTCACCGTGCACGACGTCGAGGACGGCACGAAGACCGCGAGCCGCGTGCTCGGCTACCGGGACCTGATCCGGGTGCCCGCGGGCGTCCCCAGGAGCCTGCGCAACATCGGCGACACCGACGCGCTGTTCTGCGTGGTCATCGGGACGCAGAAGCCGCAGGTTCCCACCTACCCGGCCACCTCGGCGATGCACGGCGTCACCCGGGACTGA
- a CDS encoding aldehyde dehydrogenase, producing the protein MRFTDEILIGGVWRRGGGELIETRDPATGEVITAIHGADLDDVHQAVEAGRRAAAEPGWRDLLPHERARLLVRIAGLIDERAEELATLQTTDTGKSVNETRALVASAAGTFRYFAAALETLEGARTPPRGQYLSMSVHEPIGVVGAITPWNSPIASDAQKIAPALAAGNAVVLKPAEWTPLVSLALGRLITEAGLPAGLLSVLPGPGRTIGDAVVRHPLVGKVTFTGGTVTGRAIGAAAAEKIMPVSLELGGKSPTIVFPDADLDLTVAGILYGIFSSSGQSCIAGSRVFIHADHYDEVLDRLVRHTEKLRIGPGGDPATQVAPLVTHAHRDRVAAMVDRAREEGARVLCGGRPPEGPEYAAGAYYLPTILDGLSNGSATCQEEIFGPVLVALPFADEEDLVQQANDSVYGLACGIWTRDYRTAWRVARRIEAGTVWINTYKQFSISTPFGGWKQSGTGTEKGREGILAYARQKSLYWGMGEEPLPWAGL; encoded by the coding sequence ATGCGGTTCACCGACGAGATCCTGATCGGCGGTGTGTGGCGGCGGGGCGGCGGCGAGCTCATCGAGACGCGCGACCCCGCGACCGGTGAGGTGATCACCGCGATTCACGGCGCCGACCTCGACGACGTGCACCAGGCGGTGGAGGCCGGACGCCGGGCCGCCGCCGAACCCGGATGGCGGGACCTGCTCCCCCACGAGCGGGCGCGTCTCCTCGTCCGGATCGCCGGCCTGATCGACGAACGGGCCGAGGAGCTCGCCACGCTGCAGACCACGGACACCGGGAAGTCCGTCAACGAGACGCGGGCGCTGGTGGCCAGCGCCGCTGGAACGTTCCGCTACTTCGCCGCGGCGCTGGAGACCCTGGAGGGAGCCCGGACTCCCCCGCGCGGCCAGTATCTGAGCATGAGCGTGCACGAGCCGATCGGAGTCGTCGGCGCGATCACTCCGTGGAACTCGCCGATCGCCAGCGACGCCCAGAAGATCGCTCCCGCCCTCGCCGCCGGCAACGCGGTGGTGCTCAAACCCGCCGAATGGACTCCGCTCGTGTCCCTGGCCCTCGGCCGGCTGATCACGGAGGCGGGACTGCCGGCCGGGCTGCTGTCGGTGCTGCCGGGGCCGGGCCGGACGATCGGCGACGCGGTCGTCCGGCATCCCCTGGTGGGCAAGGTGACCTTCACCGGTGGCACGGTCACCGGCCGCGCCATCGGCGCGGCCGCCGCCGAGAAGATCATGCCGGTCTCGCTGGAACTGGGCGGCAAGTCGCCGACGATCGTCTTCCCTGACGCCGACCTCGACCTGACCGTGGCCGGCATCCTCTACGGGATCTTCTCCTCGTCGGGTCAGAGCTGCATCGCGGGGTCCCGGGTGTTCATCCACGCCGACCACTACGACGAGGTGCTCGACCGGCTCGTACGGCACACCGAGAAGCTACGGATCGGTCCGGGCGGCGATCCGGCCACGCAGGTGGCCCCGCTGGTGACCCACGCGCACCGCGACCGGGTGGCCGCGATGGTGGACCGGGCCCGCGAGGAGGGCGCCCGGGTGCTGTGCGGCGGCCGGCCGCCGGAGGGACCGGAGTACGCCGCGGGCGCCTACTACCTGCCGACCATTCTCGACGGCCTGTCCAACGGCTCGGCCACCTGCCAGGAGGAGATCTTCGGCCCGGTGCTCGTCGCCCTCCCGTTCGCCGACGAGGAAGACCTGGTGCAGCAGGCCAACGACAGCGTGTACGGCCTGGCCTGCGGCATCTGGACGCGCGACTACCGCACGGCCTGGCGGGTGGCCCGCCGGATCGAGGCGGGCACGGTCTGGATCAACACCTACAAGCAGTTCAGCATCTCCACACCCTTCGGCGGGTGGAAGCAGAGCGGCACGGGCACGGAGAAGGGGCGCGAGGGCATCCTCGCCTACGCCCGGCAGAAGAGCCTCTACTGGGGAATGGGCGAGGAGCCGCTGCCCTGGGCAGGCCTCTGA
- a CDS encoding MarR family winged helix-turn-helix transcriptional regulator → MDSVEKVLHEWRRERPDLDASPIGVFARLRQAAEMSRHELEAYLAPFGLTPKSFDVLANLRRGGAPYRKTPSQLAESSLLSSGAMTGRLDGLEGQGLIRRTPHPTDRRVMYAELTDAGIKLIDEAFAVHLANEEALLGDLSPEDRARIADALSVLEESMRAAQNRRR, encoded by the coding sequence ATGGACTCTGTTGAGAAGGTGCTTCACGAGTGGCGCCGCGAGAGGCCCGATCTCGACGCCTCGCCGATAGGCGTCTTCGCCCGGTTGCGCCAGGCGGCCGAGATGTCCCGCCACGAGCTGGAGGCCTACCTGGCCCCGTTCGGCCTGACGCCGAAGTCCTTCGACGTGCTCGCCAACCTCCGCAGAGGCGGCGCCCCCTACCGCAAGACCCCGTCCCAGCTGGCCGAGTCGTCGCTGCTGTCCAGCGGCGCGATGACCGGCCGCCTCGACGGACTCGAAGGTCAGGGCCTCATCAGGCGCACGCCCCACCCTACCGACCGCCGGGTGATGTACGCCGAGCTGACCGACGCGGGCATCAAGCTCATCGACGAGGCCTTCGCGGTGCACCTCGCCAACGAGGAGGCCCTGCTGGGCGACCTGTCACCGGAGGACCGCGCGCGGATCGCCGATGCCCTGTCCGTCCTCGAAGAGTCGATGCGGGCCGCCCAGAACAGGAGACGATGA
- a CDS encoding ABC transporter substrate-binding protein produces the protein MRKPFTSLRWPRRTLPGALLAVTALLAVSACGGSGDSQDGAEQASVKVRTDVFYTGAVLPLLAGVDKGIYRKHGIDVTLNPGKGSATTIQTVGNGSDDIGYADGGALVQAVGKEVPVKMVAGMVQRSPLTLFVRADSGIKSAKDLAGKTSGFTAGSASEILFPAFAKASGLDPASVTFNKVDIPTRDSLFVQGESQFTFGLLNVTKANMEEKCKCELVEFSYADAGLDVLSSGIVASDTFVKEQPETLKKFLAATAEAVEYTNKNVDDAVGSFFKVAKTSALSKEVVKAQWLASADLMTTKASEGQPFGCTAEADWTSTIKLMEQYGGVAAGKVTPAGAASNALLSGCTDSLGEGK, from the coding sequence ATGCGTAAACCTTTCACCTCTCTCCGCTGGCCGCGCAGGACGCTTCCGGGTGCTCTCCTGGCGGTTACGGCGCTCCTCGCCGTCTCCGCGTGCGGGGGGTCCGGCGACTCCCAGGACGGGGCCGAGCAGGCGTCGGTCAAGGTGCGGACGGACGTCTTCTACACGGGCGCCGTGCTTCCCCTGCTGGCCGGGGTGGACAAGGGCATCTACCGCAAGCACGGCATCGACGTGACGCTGAACCCCGGCAAGGGGTCGGCCACCACGATCCAGACCGTGGGCAACGGCTCCGACGACATCGGCTACGCCGACGGCGGCGCCCTGGTCCAGGCCGTCGGCAAGGAGGTGCCCGTCAAGATGGTCGCGGGCATGGTCCAGCGTTCCCCGCTGACCCTCTTCGTCAGGGCGGACTCCGGGATCAAGAGCGCCAAGGACCTGGCCGGCAAGACCTCCGGCTTCACCGCGGGTTCCGCCTCCGAGATCCTCTTCCCCGCCTTCGCCAAGGCCAGCGGCCTCGACCCCGCCTCGGTGACCTTCAACAAGGTGGACATTCCCACTCGGGACAGCCTCTTCGTGCAGGGCGAGTCGCAGTTCACCTTCGGACTGCTGAACGTCACCAAGGCGAACATGGAGGAGAAGTGCAAGTGCGAGCTGGTCGAGTTCAGCTACGCCGACGCCGGGCTCGACGTGCTCAGCTCGGGCATCGTCGCCTCTGACACCTTCGTCAAGGAACAGCCGGAGACGCTGAAGAAGTTCCTCGCCGCCACCGCCGAGGCCGTCGAGTACACCAACAAGAATGTCGACGACGCCGTGGGCTCCTTCTTCAAGGTGGCCAAGACCAGCGCCCTGTCCAAGGAGGTCGTCAAGGCGCAGTGGCTGGCCTCGGCCGACCTGATGACGACCAAGGCCAGTGAGGGCCAGCCGTTCGGCTGCACCGCCGAGGCGGACTGGACGAGCACCATCAAGCTGATGGAACAGTACGGCGGAGTCGCCGCGGGGAAGGTCACGCCCGCGGGCGCCGCGAGCAACGCCCTGCTGTCGGGCTGTACGGACTCTCTCGGAGAGGGGAAGTAG
- a CDS encoding ABC transporter ATP-binding protein: MATVAPFVEFDRFAKAFDTGNGVVTAVEEMSFDLDRGEFLAIVGPSGCGKSTLLMALAGLTQPTGGQVRVSGRPVLEPYTDLGMVFQNAELLPWRTALQNVMLQAEIRRTARDQAEARARELLAQVGLAGFEDHHPDELSGGMQQRVALCRALLHDPEILVMDEPFGALDALTRDQIQIDLQRLWMERRKTVVFVTHSIDEAVFLADRVLVFSPRPARIAAEFRVPLERPRHLSVRGSREFADLVGDIRHVFENLGVLKEEDK; the protein is encoded by the coding sequence ATGGCCACCGTAGCCCCCTTCGTGGAGTTCGACCGTTTCGCCAAGGCGTTCGACACCGGGAACGGCGTCGTCACCGCGGTCGAGGAGATGTCCTTCGACCTGGATCGCGGCGAGTTCCTGGCGATCGTCGGGCCGAGCGGTTGCGGCAAGAGCACGCTGCTGATGGCGCTGGCCGGGCTGACCCAGCCGACCGGAGGCCAGGTACGGGTGTCCGGCCGCCCGGTGCTGGAGCCGTACACCGACCTGGGGATGGTCTTCCAGAACGCCGAACTGCTGCCCTGGCGTACGGCACTGCAGAACGTGATGCTGCAGGCGGAGATCAGACGCACCGCCAGGGACCAGGCGGAGGCGCGGGCCCGCGAACTCCTCGCGCAGGTGGGCCTGGCCGGGTTCGAGGACCACCACCCCGACGAGCTGTCCGGCGGCATGCAGCAGCGCGTCGCACTGTGCAGGGCGCTGCTGCACGACCCGGAGATCCTCGTCATGGACGAGCCCTTCGGCGCGCTCGACGCGCTGACCCGCGACCAGATCCAGATCGACCTGCAGCGGCTGTGGATGGAGCGGCGCAAGACCGTCGTGTTCGTCACCCACAGCATCGATGAGGCGGTGTTCCTGGCCGACCGGGTGCTGGTGTTCTCGCCGCGCCCGGCCAGGATCGCCGCGGAGTTCCGCGTTCCGCTGGAGCGCCCGCGCCATCTGAGCGTGCGGGGATCACGGGAGTTCGCCGACCTCGTCGGAGACATCCGGCACGTCTTCGAGAACCTCGGTGTGCTCAAGGAGGAGGACAAGTGA
- a CDS encoding ABC transporter permease, with protein sequence MTQTDQRPAASPVQGGRRRSAPQGPPLKERVADWALPIGLVIVIIAIWQGLVTFGGLKEYVLPAPGDVIAKMFTDLDVFAEQSVPTIIAIFVGFALAIVVALPIAVAMIYSSIVRRAVYPLLIVAQVVPKVAIAPLFIIWFGFGQLPKILMVALICFFPVVIDSLVGFRAARPESLMLVRSMGANRWQAFWKVRWPWALPSIFAGIKVGITLAVVGAVVAEFVGADTGLGVLLITARGDMDSLTVFAAIAWLTIIGFALFILVEVLERMLVPGRRGKRGFEASGGL encoded by the coding sequence GTGACCCAGACCGACCAGCGTCCGGCGGCGTCCCCCGTGCAGGGAGGACGGCGCCGTTCCGCCCCGCAGGGCCCGCCGCTGAAGGAGCGGGTGGCCGACTGGGCGCTGCCGATCGGCCTCGTCATCGTGATCATCGCGATCTGGCAGGGGCTGGTGACCTTCGGCGGCCTGAAGGAGTACGTCCTTCCCGCTCCCGGCGACGTCATCGCGAAGATGTTCACCGACCTCGACGTGTTCGCCGAGCAGTCGGTGCCGACGATCATCGCCATCTTCGTTGGGTTCGCGCTGGCGATCGTCGTCGCGCTGCCCATCGCGGTCGCCATGATCTACAGCAGCATCGTGCGCCGGGCGGTGTATCCCCTGCTCATCGTCGCGCAGGTGGTGCCCAAGGTGGCGATCGCGCCGCTGTTCATCATCTGGTTCGGCTTCGGTCAGCTACCGAAGATCCTGATGGTCGCGCTGATCTGCTTCTTCCCCGTGGTCATCGACTCGCTCGTCGGCTTCCGCGCGGCCAGGCCGGAGAGCCTGATGCTGGTCAGGTCGATGGGGGCCAACCGGTGGCAGGCGTTCTGGAAGGTCCGCTGGCCCTGGGCGCTGCCGAGCATCTTCGCCGGTATCAAGGTCGGCATCACGCTGGCCGTCGTGGGCGCCGTGGTGGCCGAGTTCGTCGGCGCCGACACCGGCCTGGGCGTGTTGCTCATCACCGCGCGCGGTGACATGGACAGCCTCACCGTCTTCGCCGCGATCGCCTGGCTCACGATCATCGGCTTCGCGCTGTTCATCCTGGTCGAGGTGCTCGAACGGATGCTCGTGCCGGGCAGGCGCGGCAAGCGCGGCTTCGAGGCGTCGGGCGGCCTGTGA
- a CDS encoding alcohol dehydrogenase catalytic domain-containing protein produces the protein MGTQTAVVYAEPGRAEVREVPLPSLDVRPAPGVLPRRCDHGVIIRTLATGVCGSDQHTLHGPGAAPGMVLGHELTGIVTEVGRDVERVSVGDVCSVPFNVACGRCANCRSGLTSHCLSVNPARPGGTYGMGEGFGGWCGLQAEFALVPYADFNLYVLPDADQAGERLLDVALLGDVLPTGYHAALNARVRPGSTVYIAGAGPVGLACAAACRLLGAAAVLIGDFNTERLAHARTVGFEPVDLSRGDLADAVAEITGRRHVDAGIDCVGASASGLDGEGTPPAAAFNDVVSVVGPGGAVAVPGVYPGGGAPLGVRLGGIWSKALTVTSGATPARRYQDELARAVLLGGFDAGKIVGATAVPLAQAGDAYARFAAGAGRKFILVP, from the coding sequence ATGGGCACCCAGACCGCCGTCGTCTACGCGGAGCCGGGGCGGGCCGAGGTCCGCGAGGTCCCGCTGCCCTCCCTCGACGTACGGCCGGCGCCCGGCGTCCTGCCGAGGCGATGCGACCACGGTGTGATCATCCGGACTCTCGCGACCGGCGTGTGCGGCTCCGACCAGCACACCCTGCACGGCCCCGGCGCGGCCCCGGGCATGGTGCTCGGGCACGAGCTCACCGGGATCGTCACCGAGGTCGGCAGAGACGTCGAGCGGGTCAGCGTGGGCGATGTCTGCTCGGTGCCGTTCAACGTGGCCTGCGGGCGGTGTGCGAACTGCCGCTCCGGGCTCACCAGCCACTGCCTGAGCGTCAACCCGGCCAGACCGGGCGGGACCTACGGGATGGGCGAGGGTTTCGGCGGCTGGTGCGGCCTGCAGGCCGAATTCGCGCTGGTGCCCTACGCCGACTTCAACCTGTACGTCCTCCCCGACGCCGACCAGGCGGGAGAACGCCTGCTCGACGTCGCCCTGCTCGGCGACGTCCTGCCCACCGGCTACCACGCCGCGTTGAACGCCCGGGTCCGTCCCGGCTCGACCGTCTACATCGCGGGTGCGGGACCTGTCGGGCTGGCGTGCGCGGCGGCCTGCCGGCTGCTCGGCGCCGCCGCCGTCCTGATCGGCGACTTCAACACCGAGCGCCTCGCGCACGCCCGGACCGTCGGCTTCGAGCCCGTCGACCTCTCCCGGGGCGACCTCGCGGACGCGGTGGCGGAGATCACCGGACGGCGGCACGTGGACGCGGGCATCGACTGCGTGGGGGCCTCGGCCTCCGGGCTCGACGGCGAGGGCACACCGCCGGCCGCCGCGTTCAACGACGTGGTGTCGGTGGTGGGGCCGGGCGGCGCCGTCGCCGTCCCCGGCGTCTACCCGGGAGGCGGGGCACCCCTGGGAGTACGGCTGGGCGGGATCTGGTCCAAGGCGCTCACCGTGACCTCGGGCGCCACCCCCGCCCGCCGCTACCAGGACGAACTGGCCCGTGCCGTGCTCCTGGGCGGGTTCGACGCCGGGAAGATCGTCGGAGCCACCGCCGTGCCGCTGGCCCAGGCCGGCGACGCCTACGCGCGGTTCGCGGCGGGTGCGGGACGGAAGTTCATCCTGGTCCCGTGA
- the thiI gene encoding tRNA uracil 4-sulfurtransferase ThiI — protein MTMSALGEPCVLLKLGEVVLKGNNRELFEQRLQANIKAALRDFDFKVDVRQRHGVIALFLPDGTSAEVADAVAERVTHVPGLVWVHRAWRVEKDPGAVTKAAIELLADRDDVRRGVSFAVRSRRRDKRFPMTSMEIDRSVGGELNDIYGLPVDLKNPELVVSIEVDRDEVFVFTGGLPGQGGLPVGTSGRALVLMSGGIDSPVAAYRMMRRGLRVDFLHFSGIPFTTSESIYKAYALVRALDKFQGRSRLWVVPFGKAQQSIKASGQERLAIIAQRRLMLKTAEEVARRLRARALITGDSLGQVSSQTLQNITAQDDAVDLPILRPLIGLDKTEIMAEARRIGTLEISELPDEDCCTLLAPRRVETAAKIADLKQIERRLDAEELAVQLAGSLQEYRLEG, from the coding sequence ATGACCATGTCCGCCTTGGGCGAGCCCTGCGTTCTGCTCAAACTGGGCGAGGTCGTCCTCAAGGGAAACAACCGCGAGCTTTTCGAACAGCGGTTGCAGGCCAACATCAAGGCGGCCCTGAGGGACTTCGACTTCAAGGTGGACGTGCGCCAGCGCCACGGCGTGATCGCCCTCTTCCTGCCCGACGGCACCTCCGCGGAGGTCGCCGACGCGGTCGCCGAGCGGGTCACCCACGTCCCCGGGCTGGTCTGGGTCCACCGGGCATGGCGGGTGGAGAAGGACCCGGGGGCGGTCACCAAGGCGGCGATCGAGCTGCTGGCCGACCGGGACGACGTCAGGCGCGGGGTCTCCTTCGCGGTCCGCTCCCGCCGCCGCGACAAGCGCTTCCCGATGACCTCGATGGAGATCGACCGTTCGGTCGGCGGCGAGCTCAACGACATCTACGGCCTGCCGGTCGATCTGAAGAACCCCGAGCTGGTCGTCTCCATCGAGGTGGACAGGGACGAGGTCTTCGTCTTCACCGGCGGCCTGCCCGGCCAGGGCGGCCTGCCGGTCGGCACCAGCGGCCGGGCGCTGGTGCTGATGTCCGGCGGCATCGACTCCCCGGTGGCCGCCTACCGGATGATGCGGCGCGGTCTGCGGGTGGACTTCCTGCACTTCTCCGGCATCCCGTTCACCACGTCGGAGTCCATCTACAAGGCATACGCCCTGGTGCGCGCCCTGGACAAGTTCCAGGGCCGGTCACGGCTCTGGGTCGTCCCCTTCGGCAAGGCCCAGCAGTCGATCAAGGCCTCCGGTCAGGAGCGCCTGGCGATCATCGCCCAGCGCCGCCTCATGCTCAAGACCGCCGAGGAGGTCGCCCGCCGCCTCCGTGCCAGGGCGCTGATCACCGGTGACTCCCTCGGCCAGGTCTCCTCCCAGACCCTGCAGAACATCACCGCCCAGGACGACGCCGTCGACCTGCCGATCCTGCGCCCGCTCATCGGCCTCGACAAGACCGAGATCATGGCCGAGGCCCGCCGTATCGGCACCCTGGAGATCTCCGAGCTCCCCGACGAGGACTGCTGCACCCTGCTGGCCCCCCGCCGCGTCGAGACCGCCGCCAAGATCGCGGATCTGAAGCAGATCGAGAGGCGGCTGGACGCCGAGGAGCTCGCCGTCCAGCTCGCCGGATCCCTCCAGGAGTACCGGCTGGAGGGCTGA
- the aroF gene encoding 3-deoxy-7-phosphoheptulonate synthase codes for MVIVMGPDAVPADIEAIVETIGGAGGEAFVSRGVSRTIIGLVGDVVQFGTLDLRGMRGVADVIRVTAPYKLVSRDNHPERSTVRVGGVPIGPGTVTLIAGPCAVETPQQTLEAAEMAKAAGATLLRGGAYKPRTSPYAFQGLGEAGLRILADVREQTGLPVVTEVVDAHDVELVASYADMLQVGTRNAQNFALLQAVGAIGKPVMLKRGMNATIEEWLMAAEYIAQRGNLDIVLCERGIRTFETATRNTLDVSAVPVAQRLSHLPVIVDPSHSGGLRDLVLPLTRAAIAVGADGVIIDVHPHPELALCDGPQALVDGDLHELARVLREFPPLVGKVAAGDTLTPA; via the coding sequence ATGGTCATCGTCATGGGCCCCGACGCCGTACCGGCGGACATCGAGGCGATCGTTGAGACCATCGGCGGGGCGGGTGGCGAGGCGTTCGTCAGCCGGGGAGTGAGCCGTACGATCATCGGGCTGGTGGGCGACGTCGTCCAGTTCGGCACCCTCGACCTGCGCGGCATGCGCGGAGTGGCCGACGTGATCCGGGTGACCGCCCCGTACAAGCTGGTGAGCAGGGACAACCATCCCGAGCGGTCCACGGTCCGGGTCGGCGGCGTGCCGATCGGCCCCGGCACGGTCACCCTGATCGCCGGCCCGTGCGCGGTGGAGACCCCGCAGCAGACCCTGGAGGCGGCCGAGATGGCCAAGGCCGCCGGGGCGACCCTGCTGCGCGGCGGCGCCTACAAGCCCCGCACCTCCCCCTACGCCTTCCAGGGCCTGGGCGAGGCGGGCCTGCGCATCCTCGCCGACGTGCGTGAGCAGACCGGGCTGCCCGTGGTCACCGAGGTGGTGGACGCCCACGACGTCGAACTGGTCGCCTCCTACGCCGACATGCTGCAGGTCGGCACCCGCAACGCGCAGAACTTCGCGCTGCTGCAGGCGGTCGGCGCCATCGGCAAGCCGGTCATGCTCAAGCGCGGCATGAACGCCACCATCGAGGAGTGGCTGATGGCCGCCGAGTACATCGCCCAGCGCGGCAACCTCGACATCGTGCTGTGCGAGCGCGGCATCCGCACCTTCGAGACCGCGACCCGCAACACCCTGGACGTCTCCGCGGTCCCGGTCGCCCAGCGCCTGTCCCACCTTCCGGTCATCGTCGACCCGTCCCACTCCGGCGGCCTGCGGGACCTGGTCCTGCCGCTCACCCGCGCCGCCATCGCGGTCGGCGCCGACGGTGTGATCATCGACGTCCACCCGCACCCCGAGCTGGCCCTCTGCGACGGCCCCCAGGCCCTGGTCGACGGGGATCTGCACGAGCTCGCCCGCGTGCTGCGCGAGTTCCCGCCGCTGGTGGGCAAGGTCGCGGCGGGCGACACGCTGACACCCGCCTGA
- a CDS encoding molybdopterin-dependent oxidoreductase, producing the protein MTVEQPEPPEEARLPPGQYVPRGRPVIHYGRVPTFRPATWEFRVMGATASGEQYRFTWPEFSELPRTTVLADFHCVTKFSIMGNEWRGVSAATLMELAPPAPGVKHVMVWAEYGYSANLRMSDFARPHTLFALELDEKPLSPERGFPVRVVVPHLYAWKSVKWVRAVEYLLEDRRGFWEERGYHNVADPWREQRYSYQEEPGEGPP; encoded by the coding sequence GTGACGGTGGAGCAGCCCGAACCCCCGGAGGAGGCTCGCCTGCCTCCGGGCCAGTACGTCCCCCGGGGACGTCCTGTGATTCACTACGGCCGGGTGCCCACGTTCCGCCCGGCGACGTGGGAGTTCCGCGTCATGGGCGCGACCGCCTCGGGCGAGCAGTACAGGTTCACCTGGCCCGAGTTCTCCGAGCTGCCGCGGACCACGGTCCTGGCGGACTTCCACTGCGTCACCAAGTTCTCGATCATGGGCAACGAGTGGCGCGGGGTGTCCGCGGCGACGCTGATGGAGCTGGCCCCGCCCGCCCCGGGGGTGAAGCACGTGATGGTCTGGGCCGAGTACGGCTACAGCGCCAACCTGCGGATGAGCGACTTCGCCCGCCCCCACACGCTGTTCGCCCTCGAACTCGACGAGAAGCCCCTCTCCCCGGAGCGCGGGTTCCCGGTCCGGGTGGTCGTCCCGCATCTGTACGCGTGGAAGAGCGTCAAGTGGGTGCGCGCGGTGGAGTATCTCCTGGAGGACAGGCGCGGCTTCTGGGAGGAGCGCGGATACCACAACGTCGCCGACCCCTGGCGGGAACAGCGCTACTCCTACCAGGAGGAGCCGGGCGAAGGGCCACCGTGA
- a CDS encoding histidine kinase, giving the protein MWSTGGWVLLCAVSTLLGFVLSRRRPPSPRHRSVSAGETTFATLHVAALAAPSLRAGLTRDSARRAVRHLRALLGASAVAVTDADGVLAWDGAADCHRGHASEHVRTVLSSGRPHVVAGSALDCGTPGCVIRGAAVAPLTVDGRVIGALTAYDTEMSVALVRAVTEVARWVSGQLELADLDSSRRRATEAETRALRAQISPHFVYNSLTTIASFVRTDPERARELLMDFADFTRHALRRGGDFTTLADELRCVDRYLLLERARFGERLRFTVRVAQEVLPVPVPFLCLQPLVENAIKHGIAATGGSGEVRVVVRDAGPEAHITVEDDGLGMDPARARRLLGDGPSRGPEEGGIGLANVDVRFRHIYGEEYGLVVETALGAGTKIRLRVPKLPSSNSY; this is encoded by the coding sequence ATGTGGTCGACCGGCGGCTGGGTGCTGCTCTGCGCTGTCAGCACTCTTCTCGGGTTCGTCCTGTCCCGTCGCCGGCCGCCGTCCCCCCGCCACCGATCCGTCTCGGCGGGCGAGACCACCTTCGCCACCCTGCACGTCGCCGCGCTGGCGGCGCCGTCCCTGCGGGCCGGACTGACGCGCGACTCGGCCCGCCGGGCGGTCCGCCACCTGCGCGCGCTGCTGGGCGCCAGCGCCGTCGCGGTGACCGACGCCGACGGTGTGCTCGCCTGGGACGGCGCGGCGGACTGCCACCGCGGGCATGCGTCCGAGCACGTCCGCACCGTGCTCTCGTCGGGCCGTCCGCACGTGGTGGCGGGGAGCGCGCTCGACTGCGGCACGCCGGGCTGCGTGATCCGGGGGGCGGCGGTGGCGCCGCTCACCGTGGACGGCCGGGTGATCGGCGCGCTGACCGCCTACGACACCGAGATGAGCGTGGCGCTGGTCCGGGCCGTCACCGAGGTCGCCCGCTGGGTCTCCGGCCAGCTCGAACTCGCCGACCTCGACTCATCCCGCAGACGCGCGACGGAGGCCGAGACCCGGGCGCTGCGCGCGCAGATCTCCCCGCACTTCGTCTACAACTCCCTGACCACCATCGCCTCCTTCGTCCGCACCGACCCCGAGCGGGCCCGCGAGCTGCTGATGGACTTCGCCGACTTCACCCGGCACGCGCTGCGCCGAGGGGGGGACTTCACCACCCTGGCCGACGAGCTGCGCTGCGTGGACCGCTATCTGCTGCTGGAACGGGCCAGGTTCGGCGAACGGCTCCGCTTCACCGTCCGGGTCGCCCAGGAGGTGCTGCCGGTGCCCGTGCCGTTCCTGTGCCTGCAGCCGCTCGTCGAGAACGCCATCAAGCACGGCATAGCGGCCACCGGCGGCTCCGGTGAGGTGCGGGTGGTGGTCAGGGACGCCGGCCCCGAGGCCCATATCACCGTCGAGGACGACGGACTCGGCATGGACCCGGCGCGGGCCAGGCGGCTGCTCGGCGACGGCCCGTCCCGGGGGCCGGAGGAGGGCGGGATCGGCCTGGCGAACGTGGACGTGCGGTTCCGGCACATCTACGGCGAGGAGTACGGGCTCGTGGTGGAGACCGCTCTGGGCGCGGGGACCAAAATACGGCTGCGCGTACCCAAGCTTCCCTCCAGTAATAGCTATTAG